In Erigeron canadensis isolate Cc75 chromosome 7, C_canadensis_v1, whole genome shotgun sequence, one DNA window encodes the following:
- the LOC122607421 gene encoding protein TIFY 10B-like gives MPPGKQYVSGTGNAKNLSSVAQTCNQLSLFLKDKGGCLKDVHFGINSKFDDSVKSGPPMSTIDLLSNMENSSDDRTPSKTRWTTKPTMTIFYKGQVMVVDDISEDRAKEVFNLAATNSPAAATLLLSSNHKAPKVAAADLGSNNNQRRRIDEHAQLQPPNNNGGLDLPIARRASLHKFLAKRKDRANLRPDPYPLLLPNNNNHHHPSSSGKHHFDLNL, from the exons ATGCCTCCGGGTAAGCAATACGTTTCCGGCACCGGCAACGCAAAGAATTTGTCGAGTGTTGCGCAAACTTGCAACCAGTTGAGCTTGTTTTTAAAAGACAAAGGGGGTTGTCTCAAAGATGTTCATTTTGGAATTAATTCCAAGTTTGATGATTCAG TGAAATCAGGTCCTCCGATGAGTACAATTGATTTGTTGAGCAACATGGAAAATAGTAGTGACGACAGAACCCCATCAAAAACTAGGTGGACGACCAAACCAACGATGACAATATTTTACAAGGGACAAGTGATGGTGGTGGATGACATATCCGAAGACAGAGCTAAAGAGGTGTTCAATCTAGCAGCCACAAATTCACCCGCGGCGGCTACATTATTATTAAGTAGTAATCACAAAGCCCCCAAAGTAGCTGCTGCTGATTTGGGATCCAATAATAATCAACGGAGGAGGATAGACGAACACGCACAGCTTCAACCACCAAATAACAACGGTGGTTTGGACTTACCAATTGCTAGAAGAGCTTCACTACACAAGTTTTTGGCAAAGCGAAAGGACAGGGCTAACCTCAGGCCAGACCCATACCCTTTATTATTGCCCAATAATAATAACCATCATCATCCTTCATCATCCggcaaacatcattttgatctcaatttatGA
- the LOC122607155 gene encoding uncharacterized protein LOC122607155, which yields MSSSSTSSSFDSFGSEDYNDAVVGAITLAMRVAQEEEEEEEEERPRFRRRVVLVRRRAEAQENLMRDYFADQPTYTTRQFRRRFRMHKGVVRLYGRTCLRRPTWTDLQRIYDVHERVHGFPGMIGSIDWSYNDINVFKSSPVLEDLISGLAPSASFYANGNFYERGYYLGDGIYPKYATFVKTFTDLIDEKRKLFKKKQELARKGIERAFGVLKKRWKVLNHSAQYWNKALMQDVIYACIILHNMILEDEDKAICQDYNPDEPSLVPGHWEQMTSLEQRIQNRHAIKSRETHNMLTVDLVDHLWSTQAHDFDPDNVVLLDLNEYVSSDDK from the exons ATGTCGTCTTCGTCAACGTCGTCCTCTTTTGATTCTTTCGGTTCCGAGGATTACAATGATGCCGTTGTTGGCGCCATTACTTTGGCAATGAGGGTCGCGCAAgaggaggaggaagaggaagaagaagagaggCCGCGTTTTAGAAGAAGGGTGGTTCTTGTACGTCGTCGCGCAGAGGCACAAGAAAACTTGATGCGAGACTACTTCGCGGATCAACCGACTTACACCACGAGACAATTTAGACGACGGTTTAGAATGCATAAGG gtGTAGTTCGATTGTATGGCCGTACATGCCTACGTAGACCAACATGGACTGATCTTCAGCGTATATATGATGTGCATGAAAGAGTTCATGGTTTTCCCGGTATGATTGGTAGTATTGACT GGTCTTATAATGACATCAACGTGTTCAAGTCATCTCCTGTGCTTGAAGATCTTATATCCGGTTTGGCGCCCTCag CTTCCTTTTATGCAAATGGTAACTTCTACGAGAGAGGGTACTACTTAGGCGACGGGATATACCCCAAGTATGCTACATTCGTCAAGACTTTTACCGATCTAATTGACGAGAAGAGAAAGCTTTTTAAGAAAAAGCAAGAGTTGGCACGTAAGGGTATAGAAAGGGCTTTTGGTGTGTTGAAGAAAAGATGGAAGGTCCTTAATCATTCGGCTCAGTATTGGAACAAGGCACTTATGCAAGACGTGATTTATGCTTGTATCATCTTGCATAACATGATATTGGAGGACGAGGACAAGGCCATATGTCAAGACTACAATCCGGATGAACCTTCTCTAGTTCCGGGCCATTGGGAACAAATGACTTCACTCGAACAACGAATTCAAAACCGTCATGCTATTAAAAGCCGAGAAACACACAATATGCTTACGGTGGACTTGGTTGATCATCTTTGGTCGACCCAAGCACATGACTTTGATCCCGATAACGTGGTCCTCCTGGATCTCAACGAGTATGTTAGTTCGGACGATAAGTAG
- the LOC122608012 gene encoding oligouridylate-binding protein 1C-like produces the protein MQHHQRVKQQQALMQQALLQQHSLYHPGLLPPPQIEPILSGNLPPGFDPNTCRSVYVGNVHTQVTEPLLQEVFASTGPVEGCKLIRKDKSSYGFIHYFDRRSAALAILSLNGRHLFGQPIKVNWAYANGQREDTSGHFNIFVGDLSPEVTDAMLFTCFSAYASCSDARVMWDQKTGRSRGFGFVSFRDQQDAQSAINDLTGKWLGSRQIRCNWATKGAGTSDEKQGSDFENVVELTNASSEDNKEVANNDAPEDNPQYTTVYVGNLAPEVTQLELHRHFYSLGAGVIEEVRLQRDKGFGFVRYNNHAEAALAIQMGNNQSVLYGKQIKCSWGSKPTPPGTSSNPLPEPAPAPMLSAADLLAYERQLAMSKMAGVHALMHPQAQHPLKQATMGMGAAGASQAIYDGGYQSIGAAQQLMYYQ, from the exons ATGCAACATCATCAAAGGGTGAAACAACAACAAGCGTTGATGCAACAGGCTCTCCTCCAACAGCATTCTCTTTATCATCCTGGCCTTTTACCTCCACCCCAG ATTGAACCTATATTAAGTGGAAATCTGCCTCCTGGGTTTGATCCAAATACATGCCGCAGCGT GTATGTGGGCAATGTTCATACACAAGTGACCGAACCACTTCTTCAAGAGGTTTTTGCAAGTACTGGTCCTGTTGAAGGATGCAAACTCATAAGAAAGGATAAG TCATCTTATGGATTCATTCACTACTTCGATCGTAGATCAGCCGCACTTGCTATTTTGTCTCTAAATGGACGGCATTT GTTTGGACAACCTATCAAAGTTAATTGGGCATATGCCAATGGGCAGAGGGAGGATACCTCAG GTCACTTTAACATATTTGTTGGTGACCTTAGCCCTGAGGTTACAGATGCAATGCTCTTTACATGCTTCTCTGCCTATGCTAGTTGCTC GGATGCAAGGGTTATGTGGGATCAAAAAACGGGGCGCTCACGAGGTTTCGGCTTCGTTTCTTTCCGGGACCAAcag GATGCTCAAAGTGCTATAAACGATTTAACTG GGAAGTGGCTTGGCAGCAGGCAGATACGCTGCAACTGGGCTACAAAAGGTGCTGGTACGAGTGATGAAAAGCAGGGTTCAGATTTTGAAAATGTAGTGGAGCTAACTAATGCATCTTCAG AGGATAATAAAGAGGTAGCTAACAATGATGCGCCTGAGGATAACCCACAATATACGACCGTCTATGTTGGTAACCTTGCTCCAGAA gTTACCCAGCTTGAGCTTCATCGTCATTTTTATTCACTTGGTGCTGGTGTAATCGAGGAAGTTAGGCTGCAACGTGATAAAGGGTTTGGTTTTGTGAGGTACAATAATCATGCCGAAGCGGCTCTTGCCATTCAAATGGGCAACAACCAGTCAGTTCTTTATGGTAAACAAATTAAG TGCTCATGGGGTAGTAAGCCCACCCCTCCCGGAACAAGCTCAAATCCATTACCTGAACCCGCACCTGCACCAATGTTGTCTGCTGCTGATTTGTTGGCATATGAACGCCAACTAGCAATGAGCAAGATGGCAGGGGTCCATGCTCTAATGCACCCTCAAGCCCAGCATCCTCTTAAACAAGCAACAATGGGAATGGGTGCTGCTGGAGCCAGCCAAGCCATATATGATGGTGGTTATCAAAGCATCGGTGCCGCCCAACAACTCATGTACTATCAGTGA
- the LOC122608061 gene encoding transmembrane protein 87A — translation MRSLLNSSFTTAIISLLLLVRAAIYVEASVHNYAGDKFIKKGNAFVIHGGSEGIYFSHSSTNSNSSSNGDAYIRFEKIVFRRPREASNFSSGLVYAILFEVDDRETIGGSAYGGQRAICCTADLAKLGACKEGEVIHRLSTTNPGWPEVFGVSFEVNEETSTLEPRSIQITRTGMYNLYFMHCEPRLSDVVVEGETIWKNPSGYLPGRMAPLLNFYGFMSLGFLVLGIFWFSQYARFWKEVLHLQNCITLVITLGMFEMALWYFDYAEFNESGVRPTGITVWAVTFGTVKRTVSRLIILTVAMGYGVVRPTLGGLTSKVVMLGGTFFVASEVLELVEHVGAVSDLSGKAMLFLSLPVAVLDAFFVLWIFTSLSATLNKLQAKRMMAKLDIYRKFTNALAVAVIVSVGWICYELYFKSTDIYNEQWQNAWIIPAFWHVLSFSLLCVICALWAPSQNSMRYAYSDDGSEEFDKEDTLTLIKPSPVSTKDVTELRSVHSDDGDLEEDKTE, via the exons ATGCGGTCGTTACTAAATTCATCCTTCACAACGGCGATTATATCGTTGCTATTATTAGTAAGGGCGGCTATATACGTAGAGGCATCTGTTCATAATTACGCCGGAgataaattcattaaaaaaggAAATGCGTTTGTTATCCATGGCGGCAGTGAAGGCATCTATTTCTCTCATTCTTCCACTAATTCTAATTCTTCTTCTAATGGCGATGCTTACATTCG ATTTGAGAAGATTGTATTTCGAAGGCCTCGAGAGGCTTCAAATTTTAGCTCAGGGTTGGTATATGCCATTCTTTTTGAGGTGGATGACCGAGAGACTATTGGTGGCTCAGCCTATGGAGGCCAAAGAGCTATCTGTTGCACTGCAGATCTAGCGAAATTGGGTGCATGCAAGGAAGGGGAGGTTATTCACCGCTTATCCACAACAAATCCTGGGTGGCCTGAAGTATTTGGTGTCTCGTTCGAGGTCAATGAAGAAACTTCTACTTTGGAACCGAGGTCTATTCAGATTACAAGAACCGGGATGTATAATTTGTATTTTATGCATTGTGAACCAAGACTCTCTGATGTGGTTGTGGAAGGGGAAACGATATGGAAAAATCCCAGTGGTTACCTTCCGGGGAGAATGGCACCTCTTTTGAACTTCTATGGGTTCATGTCTCTTGGATTTCTAGTCCTTGGGATCTTCTGGTTCTCCCAGTATGCAAGATTCTGGAAGGAGGTTCTTCACTTGCAGAATTGTATAACATTAGTTATAACACTGGGAATGTTTGAGATGGCATTATGGTATTTTGATTATGCAGAGTTCAATGAGAGTGGAGTGCGACCGACAGGGATTACAGTATGGGCAGTAACCTTTGGCACCGTTAAACGCACTGTCTCACGCTTGATCATTCTTACTGTTGCTATGGGATATGGAGTTGTTAGGCCAACCTTGGGTGGTCTTACTTCAAAAGTTGTCATGCTTGGGGGAACATTTTTTGTTGCTTCTGAGGTACTTGAATTGGTGGAGCATGTTGGTGCTGTCAGTGATCTGTCTGGAAAGGCAATGTTATTTTTATCTCTCCCCGTGGCAGTCTTGGATGCATTCTTTGTTCTATGGATATTCACATCCCTTTCTGCCACTCTGAATAAGCTCCAG GCCAAGCGAATGATGGCCAAACTAGATATATACAGGAAATTCACAAATGCTTTGGCTGTAGCTGTTATTGTGTCAGTGGGCTGGATATGCTATGAG CTTTATTTTAAGTCAACTGATATATACAATGAGCAATGGCAAAATGCTTGGATCATCCCTGCCTTCTGGCACGTTCTGTCGTTCTCTCTTCTCTGTGTCATCTGTGCTCTTTGGGCTCCGTCTCAGAATTCAATGAG ATATGCATACTCTGATGATGGAAGTGAAGAATTTGATAAGGAGGATACTCTAACGCTTATAAAACCATCCCCTGTCTCAACTAAAGACGTAACTGAACTAAGATCAGTTCACAGTGATGATGGTGATTTGGAAGAAGATAAAACAGAGTAA